Proteins from a genomic interval of Psychrobacter fulvigenes:
- a CDS encoding 1-pyrroline-5-carboxylate dehydrogenase, producing MATEFKKDHAQVCEAWRLLSAVERAVYLEAAIPKLALLTGDANKARRLFNHLLSAAPSLDEVHRMTGATGESNDLYVTARGKTMVIGGESAKAMAVLGQLIAALLTGNEVILHCPSQEDMCEAAAKALYATGISDNVLSVANDSQTVTLLHIDRLAQVAVAGSSAEIQEISQTLANTDGILTQVIAVTDMEGFLEMLTPDYLYRFVTERVITINTTAIGGNASLLELGAD from the coding sequence ATGGCGACTGAATTTAAAAAAGATCATGCCCAGGTTTGTGAAGCTTGGCGATTACTGAGCGCGGTAGAGCGTGCGGTCTATCTGGAAGCAGCGATACCCAAGCTGGCACTGCTGACAGGTGATGCCAATAAGGCGCGCCGCCTGTTCAATCATTTGTTAAGCGCAGCACCCAGTCTCGATGAAGTGCATCGGATGACAGGCGCTACTGGCGAGTCTAACGACTTGTATGTGACTGCACGTGGCAAAACCATGGTCATCGGTGGCGAGTCAGCCAAGGCAATGGCAGTGCTTGGCCAGCTTATCGCGGCATTATTAACGGGTAATGAAGTCATATTACATTGCCCAAGCCAAGAAGACATGTGTGAAGCGGCCGCAAAAGCGCTTTATGCGACGGGTATCAGTGATAATGTGTTGAGTGTTGCCAATGATTCACAGACGGTCACTTTGTTACATATCGATCGCCTCGCGCAAGTAGCCGTGGCAGGCAGCAGTGCTGAAATTCAAGAAATCAGTCAGACACTGGCTAATACTGACGGTATCTTAACGCAAGTAATAGCCGTGACAGATATGGAAGGCTTTTTAGAAATGCTCACGCCAGACTATCTGTATCGCTTTGTCACTGAACGCGTTATTACGATCAATACGACGGCGATCGGTGGTAATGCGAGCCTGCTAGAGTTGGGTGCAGATTAA
- a CDS encoding anion permease, which translates to MPFNPVSTAIAIAIGLIIWFVIPVPEGVTDNAWHLLALFVATIVAIIGKALPLGALAIIAVTLVALTGVTADTPKQAINDALSSFSSPLIWLIGISVMISRGLIKTGLGSRIAYYFISVFGKKTLGIGYSLAAAELMIAPITPSNTARGGGIIHPIMRSIAISFHSTPEEGTQNKIGRFLAMVNYHSNPITSGMFITATAPNPLVVDLVNKATGSQIELSWTTWALAMFVPGILCLLVMPLVVYMVYPPEVKETPNARQYATDNLDKLGKISTHEKIMLGVFALMLLLWANIPALIFGEQVSVDATTTAFLGLSLLIITGVLTWQDVLKEKSAWDTIIWFGALVMMANYLNKLGLISWFSSSIESAIGLTGVGWMGAVAILTLVYLYMHYFFASTTAHITAMFAAFYAVGLSLGAPPMLYALILAAAGNIMMTLTHYATGTAPVIFNSGYTTLREWWTIGAVMSVVNLVIWIGSGLIWWKVLGYY; encoded by the coding sequence CTGCCCTTTAATCCCGTGTCAACAGCCATTGCTATCGCCATCGGACTGATTATCTGGTTCGTGATTCCAGTACCAGAAGGCGTCACAGACAATGCTTGGCATCTACTGGCATTATTTGTGGCGACCATTGTAGCGATCATTGGTAAGGCATTACCACTTGGAGCACTGGCTATCATAGCCGTGACACTGGTCGCTCTCACTGGAGTCACAGCGGATACACCCAAACAAGCCATTAATGATGCGCTATCGAGCTTTTCGAGTCCGCTGATTTGGCTCATCGGTATCTCTGTCATGATATCGCGAGGACTGATTAAGACGGGGCTAGGCTCTCGCATTGCCTATTACTTCATCTCAGTATTTGGTAAAAAAACCCTTGGCATTGGTTACTCTCTCGCCGCAGCAGAGCTAATGATAGCACCTATCACGCCATCTAATACTGCCCGTGGTGGTGGTATCATTCATCCCATCATGCGCTCAATCGCCATCAGCTTCCATTCCACACCTGAGGAAGGCACACAAAATAAAATTGGCCGTTTCCTTGCGATGGTGAACTATCATTCCAACCCTATTACCTCTGGGATGTTTATCACAGCGACTGCGCCCAACCCGTTAGTAGTCGACTTGGTAAACAAAGCCACTGGTAGCCAGATTGAGCTGTCTTGGACGACATGGGCACTGGCCATGTTTGTGCCAGGTATTCTCTGTTTATTAGTTATGCCATTGGTCGTATATATGGTATATCCGCCTGAAGTCAAAGAAACGCCCAACGCTAGACAATATGCTACTGACAATTTGGATAAGCTTGGCAAGATTAGTACTCACGAAAAGATTATGCTTGGCGTCTTTGCGTTGATGTTATTACTCTGGGCAAACATACCTGCCCTGATATTTGGTGAGCAGGTATCAGTAGACGCTACCACGACGGCTTTTTTGGGTTTGTCGCTACTGATCATCACAGGCGTCCTGACTTGGCAAGATGTGCTAAAAGAAAAGTCAGCATGGGATACCATTATTTGGTTTGGCGCACTGGTGATGATGGCCAACTATCTAAACAAGCTCGGATTAATTTCTTGGTTTTCTTCTAGCATCGAATCTGCCATTGGGCTAACTGGTGTAGGCTGGATGGGTGCTGTGGCCATCTTGACTCTGGTTTATTTATATATGCACTACTTCTTTGCCAGTACCACTGCTCATATTACCGCTATGTTTGCCGCTTTTTATGCAGTTGGTCTGAGTTTAGGAGCGCCTCCTATGTTGTACGCCTTAATTCTGGCTGCAGCAGGTAACATCATGATGACGTTGACTCATTATGCGACAGGTACCGCGCCTGTTATCTTTAACTCAGGCTATACCACGCTACGTGAATGGTGGACTATTGGAGCCGTCATGAGTGTAGTCAACTTGGTAATTTGGATTGGATCTGGTTTGATTTGGTGGAAAGTCCTTGGATATTATTAA
- a CDS encoding class I SAM-dependent methyltransferase codes for MWNERYSEAEYVFGTEPNDFLKQEFVIIPAGGRVLCLAEGEGRNAVFLAEQGYQVTAMDLSDVGLNKALKLASERGVEITTQVADLADYQFGKEQWDGIVSIWAHMPEAVRQHVHAQIAPALKPNGAFIVEAYTEQQLTMDAVGGPPATQRERFGSLESLRLELSELEEVMGVETSRMISEGKRHQGVSAVVQFIGRKK; via the coding sequence ATGTGGAACGAACGCTATAGCGAAGCCGAGTATGTCTTTGGTACAGAGCCCAATGACTTTTTAAAACAAGAGTTCGTCATAATACCTGCAGGCGGGCGCGTGTTGTGTTTGGCAGAAGGCGAAGGTAGAAACGCAGTGTTTTTGGCTGAGCAAGGCTATCAAGTGACAGCCATGGATTTATCTGATGTGGGCTTAAACAAAGCTTTAAAACTGGCCAGTGAAAGAGGCGTTGAAATCACCACGCAAGTAGCGGACTTGGCTGACTATCAGTTTGGGAAGGAGCAATGGGATGGCATCGTTTCCATTTGGGCGCATATGCCTGAAGCGGTTCGCCAGCATGTCCATGCTCAGATTGCGCCTGCCTTAAAACCAAACGGCGCATTCATCGTTGAGGCTTATACCGAGCAGCAGCTCACAATGGATGCTGTTGGCGGGCCACCTGCGACGCAAAGAGAACGCTTTGGGTCGTTAGAGAGTTTGCGATTAGAGCTATCAGAGCTTGAAGAGGTCATGGGTGTTGAGACATCACGTATGATATCAGAAGGTAAGCGCCATCAGGGAGTCAGCGCCGTGGTGCAGTTTATCGGTCGTAAAAAATAA
- the hrpA gene encoding ATP-dependent RNA helicase HrpA encodes MPNNFQDSENSKQPVSAQPTTHIANAERPVAPLSSGAANNADLPVLAKDKHYLSRLERELARAAVAKNKKADNDSDNKAEKELVKKRAQYDKIKTRSQQAVQARIDSIPDKLAEKLNLELPVSQRAEDIVQAIHDNQVIIVAGETGSGKTTQLPKLAMLAGRGITGQIGHTQPRRLAARSVANRIAEELGEQLGHTVSFKIRFNEQGTAQSVVKLMTDGILLAELGHDRFLSKYDTIIIDEAHERSLNIDFIMGYLKKLLPKRPDLKVIITSATLDTKRFSEYFSRYDSKFKRQVPAPIFNIEGRSFPVEVRYRPLTDEPVNSSDEDSYDDFEENLPRAVVAAVEECFSDAQSKGHADQADILIFAATEAEIRELQEVLERHGPKHTEVLPLFARQTYEEQQRIFQPSGRGRRIVIATNVAETALTVPDIRYVIDLGFARISRYSYRSRVQRLPIEAISQAAANQRKGRCGRVAPGVCIRLYSEEDFTSRPEFTEPEILRTNLASVILQMANLRLGSVDDFAFIEPPDSRLVTDGHKLLDELGAIPSKSEQADAKPSGKRKQGLDHLRLTRTGQQMARMPIDPRLARMLVGGSDFDCMREMLIVVAALAVQDPRERPANKRTQADQKHALFRQDDSDFLFYLSLWKALFEKDENGNKLSNNQRRQFAKKHYLSFPRVREWHQTHRQLLQMVTELKLSADKGNGKDALNSDPTSVDDEEIKAVRYAHLHRALMTGLLSTIAHKTENRGEYLAARQQKAKIFPSSTVFKQTPPWVMAFQMVETSQVFMRNVAKIEPEWIISAAGDLLKYHYFEPHWSKKTGRVKAYAQVSLFGLIIISKQLTNYEQVDLSESREIFIRDGLVSGNFGRQAPFLQHNMDKIAHVERIEDKLRRRDLLVDEEALYQLYDNKIPEHIASRKAFEDWRAEVEKSDSKYLFFTDDDVLNSQAPTTGDFPEVWQLGDLRLPLRYVFDPASDDDGVTIRVPLAALPQLDAIELLWGVPGWRFELVLQLLKSLPKEIRRQIVPIPDTADSLFDELEPEGEQGLLKQLCHALNRRGIMSVTPDNFNPSSIDRYLQPQICVVDDKNRIIEKGRDLQTLQIRHASETSQAVTEQQGVHTQFPEHFAFSKNRHSAGVVMKQFSALVADEAGEAVSIHQYTDVNAALKAHRTGVLTLMKGKLGSKKKQLTSQIDKIFKLAFAPLGDMEALKTIVIDATLDATLEEHYVLFDHASDLPENADDKTVGLSEELPFTAEEYQQTEEVVLKNFLLTGQSVIKTLKNVYTRWQRVRQSLLMLDREVFGESIDDIEDQLQDLQLSKFIYQMDYSHWQQYPRYLEALEVRIERLEHNLESDLDGVYALDVHMERLANRASDEAISEYRWMVEEYRIQLFAQPMKTRMAVSPKRLSKMWDRVS; translated from the coding sequence ATGCCTAATAATTTTCAAGACTCTGAAAACTCCAAACAACCAGTATCTGCACAGCCTACTACTCACATAGCCAATGCTGAGCGTCCAGTTGCGCCGTTATCTTCTGGCGCTGCCAATAATGCTGATTTGCCCGTACTTGCCAAAGACAAACACTATCTAAGTCGTTTAGAGCGTGAGCTGGCGCGTGCCGCTGTCGCTAAGAATAAGAAAGCTGATAACGACTCTGACAATAAAGCAGAAAAGGAACTCGTCAAAAAACGGGCTCAATACGACAAAATAAAAACCCGCTCACAGCAGGCGGTGCAAGCGCGTATCGATAGTATTCCAGACAAGTTAGCGGAAAAGCTCAATCTAGAGCTGCCAGTCAGTCAGCGTGCAGAAGATATCGTGCAGGCTATTCATGATAATCAAGTCATCATCGTTGCAGGCGAGACTGGCTCTGGTAAGACCACACAGTTGCCAAAGCTTGCAATGCTGGCAGGTCGCGGTATCACGGGACAGATAGGGCATACGCAGCCGCGCAGGTTAGCAGCACGCAGTGTGGCGAACCGTATCGCAGAGGAGCTGGGTGAGCAGCTCGGTCATACGGTCAGTTTTAAAATTCGTTTTAATGAGCAAGGTACTGCGCAATCAGTTGTTAAATTAATGACCGATGGTATTTTATTGGCTGAATTGGGTCATGATCGATTTTTGAGTAAATACGATACCATCATCATTGATGAGGCGCATGAACGTAGCTTAAACATTGATTTTATTATGGGTTACCTCAAAAAGCTACTGCCTAAGCGCCCCGATTTAAAAGTCATTATCACTTCTGCAACGCTTGATACCAAGCGCTTTAGCGAATACTTTAGCCGCTATGACAGCAAGTTTAAACGCCAAGTGCCTGCGCCTATTTTTAATATCGAAGGTCGCAGCTTCCCTGTAGAGGTGCGTTATCGTCCGTTGACTGACGAACCGGTTAATAGCTCTGATGAGGACAGCTACGACGACTTTGAAGAGAACCTGCCACGTGCGGTGGTTGCTGCCGTAGAAGAATGCTTTAGCGATGCGCAAAGTAAAGGCCATGCCGATCAAGCCGATATCTTGATATTTGCGGCGACTGAAGCCGAGATTCGTGAGCTGCAAGAGGTACTTGAGCGTCATGGACCCAAACACACCGAAGTGTTGCCATTATTTGCGCGGCAGACTTATGAGGAGCAGCAACGTATCTTTCAGCCGTCAGGTCGAGGTCGGCGTATCGTTATCGCGACCAACGTTGCTGAGACGGCACTGACCGTACCTGATATTCGTTACGTCATCGACTTAGGGTTTGCGCGTATTTCACGCTATTCCTACCGCTCACGGGTTCAGCGTTTGCCGATTGAGGCGATTTCACAAGCAGCAGCCAATCAGCGTAAAGGTCGCTGTGGCCGTGTCGCACCAGGCGTTTGTATTCGTCTGTACAGTGAGGAGGACTTTACCAGTCGTCCTGAGTTTACCGAGCCTGAAATCTTGCGTACCAACTTGGCGTCCGTCATTCTACAGATGGCCAATTTGCGTTTGGGCAGTGTCGATGACTTTGCCTTTATTGAGCCACCTGATAGCCGATTGGTCACTGATGGTCATAAACTGCTTGATGAGCTGGGTGCGATTCCCTCAAAAAGTGAACAGGCTGATGCTAAGCCAAGTGGCAAACGCAAACAAGGCCTTGACCATCTGCGTCTGACCCGTACCGGTCAGCAAATGGCACGCATGCCGATCGACCCACGACTGGCGCGAATGCTGGTTGGTGGTAGCGATTTTGATTGTATGCGTGAGATGCTGATTGTGGTTGCTGCGCTGGCGGTACAAGACCCTCGTGAGCGTCCTGCGAATAAGCGCACGCAAGCGGATCAAAAGCATGCCTTGTTCCGTCAGGATGATTCTGATTTCTTATTCTATTTGAGTCTATGGAAAGCCCTATTTGAAAAAGACGAAAACGGCAATAAATTGTCTAATAATCAGCGCCGCCAATTTGCCAAAAAGCACTATCTCAGCTTCCCGCGCGTGCGCGAATGGCATCAAACCCATCGCCAATTGCTGCAAATGGTCACCGAGCTCAAGCTTAGCGCAGATAAAGGCAACGGTAAGGATGCGCTCAATAGCGACCCTACCAGCGTTGACGATGAAGAGATCAAAGCGGTGCGATACGCGCATTTACATCGCGCTTTGATGACAGGGCTATTATCCACCATCGCCCATAAGACTGAAAATCGCGGTGAATATCTGGCAGCACGTCAGCAAAAAGCCAAGATATTCCCATCCAGTACCGTATTCAAGCAGACACCGCCTTGGGTAATGGCGTTCCAGATGGTAGAGACATCTCAGGTCTTTATGCGTAACGTCGCCAAGATTGAGCCTGAGTGGATTATCTCGGCAGCGGGCGACTTGCTGAAATACCATTACTTTGAGCCGCATTGGTCAAAGAAGACAGGACGGGTCAAAGCCTACGCCCAGGTTAGCCTGTTTGGACTGATTATCATCAGCAAGCAGCTGACCAACTATGAGCAAGTCGATCTGAGTGAGTCGCGGGAGATATTTATCCGTGATGGTCTGGTGTCGGGTAATTTTGGCCGTCAAGCGCCGTTTCTGCAGCATAATATGGATAAGATTGCCCATGTTGAGCGCATTGAGGATAAGTTGCGTCGTCGTGATTTGCTGGTCGATGAAGAGGCACTATATCAGCTCTACGATAATAAAATCCCCGAGCATATTGCCAGTCGTAAGGCTTTTGAAGACTGGCGTGCCGAGGTAGAAAAGAGCGATAGTAAATATCTGTTCTTTACCGATGACGATGTGCTCAACAGTCAAGCGCCGACCACAGGCGATTTCCCTGAAGTTTGGCAGCTGGGCGATTTACGCTTGCCGCTGCGCTACGTCTTTGACCCAGCCAGCGATGATGATGGGGTGACCATTCGCGTGCCCCTTGCCGCACTGCCGCAGCTGGATGCTATCGAGCTGTTATGGGGCGTACCTGGTTGGCGCTTTGAGCTAGTATTGCAGCTGCTCAAATCCTTACCCAAAGAGATTCGTCGTCAGATCGTACCGATTCCTGATACCGCTGACAGCTTGTTCGATGAGTTAGAGCCTGAAGGCGAGCAAGGTCTGCTCAAGCAGCTTTGCCACGCGCTTAACCGTCGCGGTATTATGTCGGTGACGCCTGATAACTTCAATCCTTCTAGCATTGACCGCTATTTGCAGCCGCAAATCTGCGTGGTCGATGACAAAAACCGTATCATTGAAAAGGGTCGCGACCTACAAACACTGCAGATTCGTCATGCCAGTGAGACCAGTCAAGCAGTGACCGAGCAGCAAGGCGTGCATACTCAGTTCCCTGAACATTTTGCCTTTAGTAAGAATCGGCATAGCGCAGGCGTAGTGATGAAGCAGTTCTCCGCCTTGGTCGCTGACGAGGCAGGCGAGGCGGTCTCGATTCATCAATATACTGACGTGAATGCCGCTCTAAAAGCGCATCGCACTGGGGTTTTGACCCTCATGAAAGGCAAGCTTGGCTCGAAGAAAAAACAGCTGACCAGTCAAATTGATAAGATATTCAAATTGGCTTTTGCTCCTCTTGGTGATATGGAGGCATTGAAGACCATCGTCATTGATGCGACCTTAGATGCCACGCTTGAAGAGCATTACGTATTGTTTGATCACGCCTCAGACCTGCCTGAGAACGCTGATGACAAAACGGTTGGATTGAGTGAGGAGCTGCCCTTTACAGCAGAAGAGTATCAGCAAACCGAAGAAGTCGTGTTAAAGAACTTCCTATTGACTGGCCAAAGCGTCATCAAGACTCTCAAAAATGTCTACACACGCTGGCAGCGCGTTCGCCAGAGTCTGCTGATGCTAGACCGTGAAGTGTTCGGTGAGTCTATCGATGATATCGAAGACCAACTGCAAGATTTGCAGCTGTCAAAATTCATCTATCAGATGGATTATAGCCATTGGCAGCAGTATCCGCGCTATCTTGAGGCGCTAGAGGTGCGTATCGAGCGCCTTGAGCACAACCTTGAATCCGATCTCGATGGTGTCTACGCGCTGGACGTGCACATGGAGCGGTTGGCAAATCGTGCTAGTGATGAGGCCATCAGTGAGTACCGCTGGATGGTGGAGGAGTATCGTATCCAACTATTCGCCCAGCCGATGAAAACTCGCATGGCAGTATCACCGAAGCGGCTCAGTAAGATGTGGGATAGGGTGAGTTAA